A single region of the Candidatus Manganitrophaceae bacterium genome encodes:
- a CDS encoding protein-glutamate O-methyltransferase CheR gives MVSKESLTFIFSLLQKESGLILDSSKTYLVEARLEPIVAGAGLPSIDALCQHLRTHPGSPLRQSVVDAMATNETSFFRDMIPFEVVKNVILPGLLTTNQKSRQIRIWSAACATGQEPYSLAMLLCTMKTMLEGWKVEILATDLVERVLDRARAGVYSQYEIQRGLPAPYMTRFFEQTDSNWRVKVEVKKWIEFRQLNLLSDFRFLGPFDIIFCRNILIYLDLPLKKAILERMADCLTPNGMLFLGGGETSLGITDIFTRTEVDRAVYYKKNDGHSSRPLSLRPEVLGKGDGTSFQRKQ, from the coding sequence ATGGTCTCCAAGGAATCTCTTACATTCATTTTTTCTCTCCTTCAAAAAGAGAGCGGTTTGATCTTGGATAGCTCGAAGACCTATCTGGTTGAAGCACGGCTGGAACCGATCGTTGCGGGAGCGGGACTTCCCTCGATCGACGCGCTCTGTCAGCATCTGCGGACCCATCCCGGCAGCCCGTTGCGGCAAAGCGTCGTTGACGCCATGGCGACGAATGAAACCTCCTTTTTCCGGGATATGATCCCCTTTGAAGTCGTCAAGAACGTGATTCTGCCGGGGTTGCTGACGACGAATCAAAAGAGCCGGCAGATCCGTATCTGGAGCGCGGCCTGTGCGACCGGACAGGAACCTTACTCCCTTGCGATGCTTCTCTGCACGATGAAGACGATGTTGGAAGGCTGGAAGGTGGAAATTCTGGCGACCGATCTCGTGGAGCGTGTTTTAGACCGGGCGCGTGCCGGTGTCTACTCACAATATGAAATCCAGCGCGGTCTTCCAGCACCCTATATGACCCGCTTTTTTGAACAGACCGATTCCAACTGGAGGGTCAAAGTCGAGGTCAAAAAATGGATCGAATTCCGTCAGCTAAACCTCCTCTCTGATTTCAGGTTCCTCGGTCCGTTCGACATCATCTTCTGCCGAAACATTCTCATTTATCTGGACCTGCCGTTGAAGAAAGCGATTTTGGAACGGATGGCCGATTGTCTCACTCCAAACGGCATGCTCTTTCTCGGCGGAGGAGAGACCTCTCTCGGCATCACCGATATTTTTACCCGGACGGAAGTCGACCGGGCTGTTTATTACAAAAAGAACGATGGCCACTCGAGCCGCCCCCTCTCCTTACGGCCGGAAGTGCTCGGTAAGGGGGATGGGACATCCTTCCAAAGAAAACAATAG
- a CDS encoding response regulator, whose translation MLDPNMKVLVVDDMSSMRRIIKNTLKQLGFPNVDEAEDGAKALEKVRSEPFDLVISDWNMPIMNGLDLLKAIRQDAKISSLPVLMVTTEAEMDHILEAIRSGVNSYILKPFTTETMKEKIDKAFKQA comes from the coding sequence ATGCTTGATCCGAATATGAAGGTCCTTGTTGTTGACGATATGTCTTCGATGAGGAGAATCATTAAGAACACACTGAAGCAGTTGGGTTTCCCGAACGTCGACGAGGCGGAAGACGGCGCCAAGGCGTTGGAGAAGGTACGCAGCGAGCCGTTTGATCTCGTGATCAGCGACTGGAACATGCCGATCATGAACGGCCTCGACCTCTTGAAGGCGATCCGTCAGGATGCGAAGATCTCATCATTGCCGGTGTTGATGGTCACCACGGAGGCGGAGATGGATCATATCCTCGAAGCAATCCGGTCGGGCGTGAACAGCTACATCCTCAAGCCCTTTACGACGGAGACGATGAAAGAAAAAATCGACAAAGCATTCAAGCAGGCGTAA
- a CDS encoding protein phosphatase CheZ — protein sequence MEIEGASTQIPYGTDQLSGVARFTEQEIHRVLGFAEKALASHDKLLIQWDGLKGDLRQGVNSAERRNRRFSDLEAALGEEKKTLMDLMTALSFQDVAAQWLKKISSDMNGVQSRIKKLNGSLNPRGIDSSRQTAPERAEMADTFSKTAGRFSGVGKMAQADVDRLLKEHGL from the coding sequence ATGGAAATCGAGGGCGCATCGACACAGATCCCATACGGAACCGACCAGCTCAGCGGGGTCGCCCGGTTTACGGAGCAAGAGATTCATCGTGTTCTGGGCTTTGCCGAGAAGGCGCTCGCGAGTCATGACAAGCTTCTGATCCAGTGGGACGGGTTAAAAGGCGATCTCAGGCAAGGGGTGAATAGCGCTGAGCGCCGGAACCGCAGATTCAGTGATCTTGAAGCGGCTCTGGGAGAAGAGAAAAAGACCCTGATGGATTTGATGACGGCGCTCTCCTTCCAGGATGTCGCCGCACAATGGCTTAAAAAAATCTCCTCGGATATGAACGGCGTTCAATCACGTATTAAGAAATTAAACGGTTCCTTAAATCCCAGAGGGATCGACTCCAGCAGGCAGACCGCCCCGGAAAGAGCCGAAATGGCGGATACTTTCTCGAAGACTGCCGGCCGTTTTTCAGGGGTGGGGAAAATGGCCCAAGCGGATGTTGATCGCCTATTGAAGGAGCATGGCCTTTAA
- a CDS encoding flagellar biosynthesis anti-sigma factor FlgM, with product MPGEDRIYFLETLLFGMKGSDDDRKTFSSSDRSGRAGFDPIEAFKKRKAHRQIKEAIFSLPEIRTDRVAAFQQRIKGAGYHIQGEVLLEKVIRAALLDALF from the coding sequence GTGCCTGGCGAAGACCGGATCTATTTCTTGGAGACCCTTCTTTTCGGTATGAAGGGGAGTGACGATGACCGCAAGACGTTCTCCTCTTCGGACCGATCGGGTCGGGCCGGGTTCGACCCGATCGAAGCTTTTAAAAAGAGGAAGGCACATCGCCAGATTAAAGAAGCGATTTTCTCTCTCCCTGAAATTCGAACCGATCGGGTCGCGGCATTCCAACAGAGGATTAAGGGGGCGGGATATCACATACAAGGAGAGGTCCTCCTTGAAAAGGTAATCCGTGCGGCCTTGCTGGATGCCCTCTTCTAA
- the csrA gene encoding carbon storage regulator CsrA — protein MLILTRKVGEGILIGDEIHIMVLEVKGGQVRIGIDAPSETQIYRDEIYANLVTENKRTVHPDRKNLKKALDRISKLKKGKGESS, from the coding sequence ATGCTGATCTTAACGCGAAAAGTAGGGGAAGGGATTCTCATCGGGGATGAGATTCATATCATGGTTTTGGAGGTGAAGGGGGGCCAGGTTCGCATCGGGATCGATGCTCCATCGGAAACACAAATTTATCGGGACGAGATTTATGCGAACCTGGTGACGGAGAATAAACGGACCGTCCATCCGGACCGGAAAAATTTAAAAAAAGCCCTCGATCGGATCTCGAAGCTCAAAAAGGGAAAAGGGGAATCGTCCTAA
- a CDS encoding diguanylate cyclase codes for MKELARVLFIDQESKGPDNACRFLQRRGFSVSSIPISLRNEAILKVIEFRKTDVVVINGDLSSEKVLDFLKKLHSLRYSIPCIVVSSVISSIHKMAAFRAGAYDILRHPVSLGRLEKAIRQGLKLRERSAPVLDRPNLQEERDRLLKWNDDLGRLHRLNQSLCESLNLDEVVQSLMMNLKTIVRYDVAWLFVKSGDKVQVYSSRKRSALLLDNLSNETSRSGQAFIETGELPSGAVVLEEGAEIVVPLRVASKKVGLLRLTRNSSDVFNDYESKILGMIATSLSLAVRNAEIHRHVQELAVKDELTALLNRRAFLNAVGREFKRVVRHEMPLALVLIDIDHFKEINDRYGHLIGDQVIRDLAQVLNRSVRDVDTIARYGGDEFVIILPRTNLGEALIAAERIKKTVRTNTFNIDRRPVEITVSMGIAHCPLPQIQSPEDLFRVADQALYTAKKKGRNRIGTPPVPATLVKKETEVSTHA; via the coding sequence ATGAAAGAATTGGCGCGCGTTCTTTTTATCGATCAAGAATCGAAAGGACCGGATAACGCATGCCGGTTTCTGCAGAGACGGGGATTCTCGGTCTCCTCGATTCCAATTTCTTTAAGAAACGAAGCCATTTTAAAAGTCATTGAATTTAGAAAGACCGATGTGGTCGTCATCAACGGAGACCTTTCGTCGGAGAAGGTCCTCGACTTTCTAAAAAAACTTCACTCGCTTCGCTACTCCATTCCCTGTATCGTCGTCTCTTCGGTGATCTCAAGCATCCACAAGATGGCCGCATTCCGGGCGGGGGCGTATGATATTTTGCGACATCCTGTTTCTTTAGGGCGGTTGGAGAAAGCGATTCGGCAAGGATTAAAGCTTCGCGAAAGGTCGGCCCCGGTGCTCGACCGTCCAAACCTGCAGGAAGAGCGGGATCGGCTCCTGAAATGGAACGATGACCTCGGGCGGTTGCATCGACTCAACCAGAGCCTCTGCGAGTCGCTCAATCTCGATGAAGTCGTACAATCTCTGATGATGAATTTGAAAACGATTGTACGCTACGATGTCGCTTGGCTCTTTGTAAAGAGCGGGGACAAGGTACAGGTCTACTCCAGCCGGAAGCGGTCCGCCCTGCTTTTAGACAACCTTTCAAATGAAACCTCTCGAAGCGGCCAAGCATTCATCGAAACGGGTGAGCTTCCGTCGGGCGCCGTCGTGCTGGAGGAAGGCGCCGAAATCGTTGTGCCGCTCCGTGTTGCCTCAAAGAAGGTCGGATTATTGAGGTTGACTCGAAATTCAAGCGACGTTTTTAACGACTATGAGTCAAAAATCCTCGGAATGATTGCCACATCGCTCTCCCTGGCCGTTCGAAATGCGGAGATCCACCGACATGTCCAGGAGCTGGCGGTGAAAGATGAATTGACCGCCCTCTTGAACCGCCGCGCTTTTCTGAATGCGGTCGGTCGAGAGTTCAAACGGGTCGTCCGGCATGAAATGCCGCTGGCGCTCGTTCTGATCGACATCGATCACTTTAAGGAGATCAACGATCGATATGGCCACCTGATCGGTGATCAGGTGATCCGGGACTTGGCGCAGGTTCTAAATCGCTCGGTCCGCGATGTCGATACCATCGCCAGGTATGGCGGTGACGAATTCGTCATTATTCTTCCGAGGACCAACCTCGGAGAAGCATTGATTGCCGCGGAACGGATAAAAAAGACCGTTCGCACAAATACCTTCAATATCGACCGACGTCCTGTCGAGATTACGGTGAGCATGGGCATCGCCCATTGCCCGCTGCCGCAGATCCAATCGCCCGAAGACCTCTTCCGGGTGGCCGACCAAGCCTTGTATACCGCAAAGAAGAAGGGCCGAAACCGAATCGGGACTCCTCCTGTACCCGCGACCCTGGTGAAGAAGGAGACCGAAGTCTCCACCCATGCTTGA
- a CDS encoding isoprenyl transferase: MVSRTKDLEQLGEKSLQALVDHQNLPEHVAIIMDGNGRWAAERYLPRIAGHRRGIQSVREIVTFSREIGIKVLTLFAFSNENWNRPSTEISQLMMLLERYLKQELKTMTENQIRFRAVGQIERLPGSVLRMIRSVEEKTAKHEKMTLILALSYGGRSEIVDAVRRVVEDVQQEKLSMKDLDEQTFSHYLHTQEVPDPDLMIRTSGEVRISNFLLWQLAYTELYFTQTYWPDFRRKDFLLALLDYQARERRFGLVKEQVANPNGAGKGGAPGFSGKSLSGEPTAGEERDF, translated from the coding sequence ATGGTATCTCGGACAAAGGATTTGGAGCAGCTGGGGGAAAAATCACTCCAGGCCCTGGTCGATCATCAGAACCTTCCCGAGCATGTAGCAATTATCATGGATGGGAATGGGCGTTGGGCCGCCGAACGGTATCTGCCTCGCATCGCCGGTCATCGGCGCGGGATCCAATCGGTCCGGGAGATCGTGACCTTCTCGAGGGAAATCGGCATCAAAGTGCTGACGCTTTTCGCCTTTTCGAACGAGAACTGGAATCGTCCTTCTACAGAAATTTCCCAATTAATGATGCTTTTGGAGAGATACTTAAAGCAAGAGTTGAAGACGATGACGGAGAATCAGATCCGATTTCGAGCCGTTGGACAGATCGAGCGGCTTCCTGGATCGGTCCTCCGGATGATCCGATCGGTCGAAGAGAAGACGGCAAAACATGAAAAGATGACATTGATTCTGGCGCTCAGCTATGGCGGGCGGAGCGAAATCGTCGATGCCGTTAGGCGGGTGGTCGAAGATGTGCAGCAGGAGAAGCTCTCCATGAAGGATCTCGATGAGCAGACCTTCTCGCACTATCTCCATACCCAGGAGGTCCCCGATCCAGACCTGATGATCCGGACGAGCGGGGAGGTTCGGATCAGCAACTTTCTTCTCTGGCAATTGGCTTACACCGAGCTCTACTTTACGCAGACTTATTGGCCCGACTTTAGAAGGAAAGACTTTCTCCTCGCTCTGCTCGATTATCAGGCGAGGGAACGCCGCTTTGGCCTGGTGAAGGAACAGGTCGCGAACCCGAACGGAGCGGGAAAGGGGGGGGCGCCCGGTTTCTCCGGAAAGTCGCTCTCCGGGGAGCCGACTGCGGGAGAAGAGCGTGACTTCTAA
- a CDS encoding phosphatidate cytidylyltransferase encodes MTSNPGRVPPSSDPGSSPGLPSGGGFRERLKRSRLTTAIILLPVLYLLIQKLPPFVFFLFAAAVILRVQYEFYLLSFRNRAPGLIYLGLALGFLLCLGFYRLDLFWQARSGPSLVIVPLFILLIVILFSFREIQTTLTDAAVVFLGMIYIAGFLSHLILLRQMPQGSLLILFLLMLVWIGDAAAYYVGKSIGRRKLYPEVSPNKTVEGSIGGLAGSFLATVLAQSTFLPIFTWSDFVWVPLVVGSMGQLGDLVESMFKRSAGVKDSSALIPAHGGLFDKLDSVAFAAPVFYYYLLWFKGYGPLPPGF; translated from the coding sequence GTGACTTCTAACCCTGGGCGTGTTCCCCCATCGTCCGATCCGGGGTCCTCTCCAGGCCTGCCGTCCGGCGGAGGGTTCCGGGAACGGCTGAAACGAAGCCGTCTTACCACCGCGATCATTCTTCTTCCGGTGCTCTATCTTCTGATTCAAAAACTGCCGCCGTTCGTTTTTTTTCTCTTTGCCGCCGCCGTCATTTTAAGGGTTCAATACGAATTCTATCTTCTCTCCTTCCGCAACCGGGCGCCCGGCCTCATCTATCTCGGTCTCGCCTTGGGTTTTCTTCTTTGTCTTGGTTTTTATCGGCTTGATCTCTTTTGGCAGGCGCGCTCCGGACCGTCGCTCGTAATCGTTCCCTTGTTCATTCTCCTTATTGTCATTCTTTTTTCATTTCGGGAGATCCAGACGACGTTGACCGATGCCGCCGTGGTTTTTCTCGGGATGATCTACATCGCCGGTTTTCTCAGCCATCTCATTCTCCTTCGACAGATGCCGCAAGGAAGCCTTCTCATTCTTTTTCTCTTAATGTTGGTCTGGATCGGGGATGCCGCCGCCTATTATGTCGGTAAATCCATCGGGAGACGAAAGCTCTATCCGGAGGTGAGCCCGAATAAAACGGTGGAGGGATCGATCGGCGGATTGGCCGGGAGTTTTTTGGCGACCGTTTTGGCCCAGAGCACCTTTCTTCCGATCTTCACCTGGAGCGACTTCGTATGGGTCCCGCTGGTGGTCGGGAGTATGGGCCAGTTGGGAGATTTGGTGGAATCGATGTTCAAGCGAAGCGCGGGGGTGAAAGACTCCAGCGCGCTGATCCCCGCCCATGGCGGTCTTTTCGATAAGCTCGACAGTGTTGCGTTTGCCGCCCCGGTGTTCTATTATTACCTCCTCTGGTTTAAGGGGTACGGACCCCTGCCGCCTGGGTTTTAG
- a CDS encoding 1-deoxy-D-xylulose-5-phosphate reductoisomerase, protein MKKIVILGSTGSIGTSTLDVISRFPERFKVVGLTARSNNVKLEEQIRRFKPQVVSLSDEKAASVLSKRLRRAGIEVLAGEKGTVEVARMAEGELVVSGMVGGAGLLPTFSAIQSGKSVALANKETLVMAGEIIQREAELRKVRILPIDSEHSAIFQVMASERPEAVRRIILTASGGPLLRFSNAQRRAVTPQIALAHPTWKMGPKISIDSATLMNKGFEIMEARWLFGAPPEKIDVIIHPQSIIHSMVEFIDRSVVAQMGLPDMRVPISYALHYPERAPLSLPSLSLEEIGQLTFEKPNLKAFPLLGCAYEALKTGGSVPAVLNAANEEGVEAFLSEKIGFLDIYKVIRNTLDAHLPHPIRTLEDVLSADRWARVEAQRQIGKYAA, encoded by the coding sequence ATGAAGAAGATCGTGATCTTGGGTTCGACCGGTTCGATTGGAACGAGCACGCTCGATGTAATCAGCCGTTTTCCCGAGCGATTTAAGGTCGTTGGTTTGACGGCCCGATCCAACAATGTTAAGCTGGAAGAACAGATCAGACGATTCAAGCCACAGGTGGTCTCACTGTCGGATGAAAAGGCCGCTTCCGTCCTTTCGAAGCGGCTTCGTCGCGCCGGGATCGAGGTGCTGGCGGGCGAAAAAGGAACGGTTGAGGTCGCCCGGATGGCCGAAGGGGAGTTGGTCGTCTCCGGAATGGTCGGAGGGGCCGGCCTGCTTCCGACCTTCTCAGCGATCCAAAGCGGCAAAAGTGTCGCATTAGCCAATAAAGAAACGCTCGTCATGGCGGGCGAAATTATCCAGCGGGAAGCAGAGCTTCGGAAGGTCCGGATCCTGCCGATCGACAGCGAGCACTCCGCCATTTTTCAGGTGATGGCTTCCGAGCGGCCGGAGGCGGTCCGTCGGATCATCCTGACGGCGTCCGGAGGCCCGCTTCTTCGATTCTCAAACGCACAGCGGCGGGCGGTCACCCCCCAAATTGCGCTGGCGCATCCGACGTGGAAAATGGGACCGAAGATCTCCATCGATTCCGCCACGCTGATGAATAAAGGGTTTGAAATTATGGAGGCCCGGTGGCTTTTTGGCGCGCCTCCCGAGAAGATCGATGTCATCATCCATCCCCAGAGCATTATCCATTCCATGGTGGAGTTCATCGATCGGTCGGTGGTCGCTCAGATGGGGCTTCCCGATATGCGCGTCCCGATCTCTTATGCGCTTCACTATCCGGAGCGGGCGCCGCTCTCCCTCCCTTCGCTCAGCTTGGAGGAGATCGGTCAGCTAACCTTCGAGAAACCGAATCTGAAAGCATTCCCTCTGCTCGGGTGCGCCTATGAAGCGCTCAAGACGGGGGGATCGGTTCCGGCGGTACTGAACGCAGCCAACGAGGAAGGGGTTGAAGCCTTCCTGTCGGAGAAGATCGGGTTTCTCGATATTTACAAAGTGATTCGTAATACACTAGACGCCCACCTGCCTCATCCGATCCGTACACTCGAGGATGTCCTCTCGGCGGATCGCTGGGCACGGGTTGAGGCGCAGCGTCAGATAGGGAAGTATGCCGCCTGA
- the rseP gene encoding RIP metalloprotease RseP encodes MFSLSAIVTFLIVLGVLVFVHEFGHYIVARMCGVQVQTFSLGFGPRLISRRWGPTEYCLSVIPLGGYVRLLGDDPKEEISPEEKDRSFLTQPVRKKIAIVVAGPLFNLLLALVIFVGVFMTGVPSLTSDVGEVQPGSAAALAGMKSGDRILEIEGKKIAQWEEIRDTLQKSDGKELHFVVEREGQPLPLQVTPTMKETQDVLGDSHKLWLIGILPKGSHTIKKYDPLTAAMMGAHRTWEMIELNVLGILRLIQGKISSDTIGGPILIAQMAGQQANEGILNVVLFIAILSINLGIINLFPIPILDGGHLLFFIIEGILGHPLSLKKREIAQQVGLFIIISLMVFAFYNDIMRFFVKQG; translated from the coding sequence ATGTTTAGTTTGTCGGCCATTGTCACCTTCTTAATCGTTCTGGGCGTGCTCGTCTTCGTCCATGAATTCGGGCATTATATCGTCGCCCGGATGTGCGGGGTCCAGGTCCAAACGTTCTCGCTGGGATTCGGTCCCCGGCTGATCTCACGGCGTTGGGGACCGACCGAATATTGCCTCTCGGTGATTCCGCTCGGAGGCTACGTCCGCCTGCTGGGAGATGATCCGAAAGAAGAGATCTCTCCCGAAGAGAAAGACCGGTCGTTTCTGACCCAGCCGGTCCGGAAGAAAATCGCCATCGTCGTGGCGGGACCGTTATTCAACCTCCTCTTGGCGCTGGTGATTTTCGTCGGCGTCTTCATGACCGGTGTTCCATCGCTCACCTCCGATGTCGGAGAGGTTCAGCCCGGCTCGGCGGCGGCGCTGGCAGGAATGAAATCGGGCGATCGGATCTTGGAAATTGAAGGGAAAAAGATCGCGCAGTGGGAAGAGATCCGCGACACCCTGCAAAAAAGTGACGGGAAAGAGCTCCACTTCGTCGTAGAGCGGGAGGGACAGCCCCTTCCGTTGCAGGTCACTCCGACGATGAAAGAGACGCAGGATGTCTTAGGAGATTCTCACAAACTCTGGCTCATCGGGATTCTTCCCAAGGGAAGCCACACCATCAAGAAGTACGACCCGCTCACGGCGGCGATGATGGGGGCGCATCGTACCTGGGAGATGATTGAGCTGAATGTCCTCGGCATTCTTCGGCTGATCCAGGGGAAGATCTCTTCGGACACGATCGGCGGGCCGATCTTGATCGCCCAGATGGCCGGCCAGCAGGCGAATGAGGGGATTTTAAACGTCGTTCTCTTTATTGCGATCCTCAGCATCAATCTTGGAATCATCAACCTCTTTCCGATTCCGATTCTCGACGGCGGGCATCTCCTCTTTTTTATTATTGAAGGAATCTTGGGCCATCCGCTGAGTCTCAAGAAGCGGGAGATCGCACAGCAGGTTGGACTTTTTATTATTATCTCGCTGATGGTCTTTGCCTTCTACAATGACATCATGCGCTTCTTCGTGAAGCAAGGATAA
- the ispG gene encoding flavodoxin-dependent (E)-4-hydroxy-3-methylbut-2-enyl-diphosphate synthase, whose product MQVTRRKTRQISVGSVKIGGEAPVVVQSMTTSDTRNIAATVEEIRRLEEAGCEIVRVAVPERESAEALPKIRSQIHIPLIADVHFDYHLAMAALDAGVDGLRLNPGNIGSRERVEKVVKSAKDKGVPIRIGVNAGSLERDLLEKYGYPTAEAMVESAVRHIEILESLDFYDTKVSLKASHVGLAVEAYRLFSKQSDYPLHLGITEAGTASTGAVKSAVGLGILLSEGIGDTIRISLAADSTEEVRVGFEILKSLNLRRRGVNVIACPTCGRLEIDVIKLAAMVESKLAHITEPIDISILGCVVNGIGEGKEADIGIAGGRGVGLLFRQGEIIRKVPSEQLESVLLYEVEQLVKERKKARQG is encoded by the coding sequence ATGCAGGTGACGCGGAGAAAGACGAGGCAGATCTCGGTCGGTTCGGTCAAAATCGGCGGGGAGGCGCCGGTGGTGGTGCAGTCGATGACCACCTCCGACACGCGCAATATTGCCGCAACGGTGGAAGAGATCCGACGGCTCGAGGAGGCCGGCTGTGAGATCGTTCGGGTTGCCGTTCCCGAACGAGAATCGGCGGAAGCGCTCCCGAAGATCCGTTCTCAAATTCATATTCCGCTCATCGCCGATGTCCACTTCGACTATCATTTGGCGATGGCCGCGCTCGACGCCGGGGTCGATGGACTCCGATTAAATCCGGGAAACATCGGATCGCGCGAGCGGGTCGAGAAGGTCGTCAAATCGGCGAAGGACAAAGGGGTCCCGATTCGAATCGGTGTGAATGCCGGGTCGCTGGAGCGGGACCTCCTCGAGAAGTATGGCTATCCGACCGCCGAGGCGATGGTCGAATCGGCAGTGCGCCATATCGAGATTCTGGAGTCGCTCGACTTTTACGACACGAAGGTCTCGCTGAAAGCATCCCACGTTGGATTGGCGGTCGAAGCGTACCGTCTCTTCTCGAAGCAGTCGGATTATCCGCTCCACCTCGGCATCACGGAGGCGGGCACCGCCAGCACCGGCGCCGTGAAGTCGGCGGTCGGCCTCGGCATCCTCCTCTCGGAAGGAATCGGCGACACGATCCGGATCTCGCTCGCAGCCGACTCGACCGAAGAGGTGCGTGTCGGGTTCGAGATCCTCAAATCGCTCAATCTTCGGCGGCGCGGGGTCAATGTGATCGCCTGCCCCACCTGCGGTCGCCTGGAAATCGACGTCATTAAGCTCGCCGCCATGGTCGAGTCGAAGCTGGCCCATATTACGGAGCCGATTGACATTTCGATCCTCGGATGCGTCGTCAATGGGATCGGAGAGGGGAAAGAAGCCGACATTGGAATCGCCGGGGGGCGCGGGGTCGGGCTTCTCTTCCGGCAGGGGGAAATTATCCGAAAGGTCCCTTCCGAGCAGCTGGAATCGGTGTTGTTGTACGAAGTGGAACAGCTCGTGAAGGAACGAAAGAAAGCCCGCCAAGGGTAA